DNA from Halogeometricum sp. S1BR25-6:
GGACGAACGATGGCGGTAAGAGCCAGAAGGCGATGGCGTTGATGCGCGGGAACGCCATGTCCTCGGCGTCGATGAGGAGGGGGAGGAAGTAGTTCGCCAACCCGGTGAACACGGGGGTGACGAAGAAGAACAGCATCGTCAACCCGTGCGTCGTGAACAGGCCGTTGTACGTCTCGGCGTTCCAGACGTCGGTCCCGGGGGTGAACAGTTCCGTCCGGATCATCATCGCGTCCGTCGCCCCCCACATGCCGGCCGCGAGGCCGAACAGGAGATAGAGGATGCCGATGTCCTTGTGGTCGACGCTCGTCACCCATCGCATCAACCCGTACGGCTTGCTGGTCTTGTGTTCGCGGCCGTACAGCGTGCCGACCATGGGCAGTCGGCTCTCGGAGCCGGAGTCGGCGCTGCGTTCGCCGCCGTCGGTTCGACGCTCCTCGGAGACCCGTCGGTCGTCGACCCGGCGTCCGCCGTCGGGGCGTTCTTCGCCGCCGTCCGTCCGGAGCGAGGCGGGGTGTCGGGGCGATTCGGTCGTGGTGGGGTCCGTCGACTCGCGGCGGCGCCAGTACGCCCAGCCTCCGAGGAGGACACTGACGACGGCGAGAAGCGGAACGAGCGGCAGAGACATTATCAACTCGCGCGAGAGGCGCGTGAGAGCGACTTAGGACGGTCCCCACATAAGTGACGAGGCCGTCCCCAGAATCTTGGAACCGTCGGGCGGCGGACCGACGAACGGGGCCGAGATGTCGGGGTTAGCCCTGAAGCTCCGAACCGTCGCCGAGCGTACCGCCCGACGGCGTTCGACCCGTGAGACGGGCGTAGACGGCGCCGGTGATATAGCCGTAGGCGAGGTGGGCGACGAGCGTCAGGCCGGCGAAGGCGAACACGATGGCCCCCGAGAGTTCCGCCCGTCCGAGGAGGAGGAACGGAATCCAGAGGAGCACGCCGATTCCCATCCCCTTTATCGCGGGGTCAGACCCGGGGACGGAGTCCTCGACGGCGACGAGCAGGAGGGGCCACGCCAGCGTCCCGGCGGCGACAAACAGGACGAATCCGACGGTCGTACTCCCGGGGACGCCGACGAACCGCGCGACGACGTCGAACATGCCTACCTGCGACCGGGTTTCGACCTCGAAGAGGAGGAGTAGAACGGTCAGCGCGGCGGTTCCGGAGAGTCCACCGGCGACAGCGGCGAGGGACCGGTTCATACCGTTCGGTTCGTAGAACTGCCGAATAAGCCTGACGGGGCGCGGGCGAAACTACACGTTCACGAGGGGAGTGGATTCGAGTGGCGGTCGGTCGACGCTCGGCGTCGTCCGACCGTCCTGCGGACCCGTCACCTTACAGGATGAACGTGACGATAGCGAGCACGAGGAACACCACGACGAGGATTCGCGCGGCGCTCATCGAGAGGCCCGCGACGCCGCGGAACCCCGCGAAACCCGCCAGAATGGCGAGCACGAGGAACGCGATGGCGAGCGTCAGGAGCCCTCCCGACTGCAGGGGGAGCGCGGTCGACGCGACTGCGGCACCGGTCGTGAGCGCTGTGAGTGCTGTCATTGCAGTTTCGACGACTCTCTCTCGACACATAACCGTTGTAGCCCTCGAATTGACAGTCACTTATTCCGACAGCTGCGACGATTGATACCGGCGTGGCGCCTACCACGCCGAGTGTCCCGCGCCGATTCCGTCGTCCGAGTGACGAAAGCCGTCGTCGCCATCAGTCGCGAGAAGAACGTGACGACGCTCGCCGCCAGTCTGTCGTACTACGTGTTCAACGCGTTCGTGCCGACGGTGTTCCTGTTGGTCGTCGGCATCGCCACGTTCGGCAGCGTCGACGCCATCGCGCAGGGACTCGGCCGCCTCACGAGCGTCGAACCGAACCAGCTTCAGCGGGTGTTGAAGATGATCGGCGCCCAGACCGACGCCCGCGTTCGGGCGCTGTCGCTCGCCGTCGCCATCATGGTGTGGAGTACGCTGAAGAGCTTCCGCTCGATTCAGGACACGTTCGCCGAGGTGTACGGCACGCGCCGGCACACGTCGTTCTGGGGGCGCATACGCGACACGGGACTCGTCTTCGTCGGCACGACCATCGCGCTCATCGTCGTCTCGTTCGTCTCCGTCGCCCTGTCGTTGGCTCTCGGCGGCTGGTGGTCGGTGGCGAGCGGACTGCTCATCTTCGCCTCCCTGGTCGTCGGCTTCTTTCCGATGTACTACTTCTTCCCGGGCGTCGACCAATCGCCGCGCGAGGCGCTTCCGGGCGTCCTCGTGGCCGCGGCCGCGTGGACCGTCTCGGGGTTCGTCTTCCGCGTCTACGTCGGCCTCTCCGAGAGCGTCCAACTGTACGGCATCGCGGGCGTGGCGCTCATCTTCCTCTCGTGGCTGTATCTCGGCGGACTGGCCATCCTCGTCGGCGTCGTCGTCAACGCCGTCCTCTCGGGACGCGTCGACGCCGACCTGGAGTGGCTCCCGAGCGTTCCCAGCGCGCCCGAGGCCCTGTCGGACGACGACGAGGTCGACGCCGAGGCGCGCTCGTGACCCCGCCGGACGGCCGCCGAGCGCGTGATTCGACGGCTATATCACCGATTGGTGACTGAGAGGAGACGATGCCGGTCGCTCCCCACGCTCTCCGCGGGGTCGCCGTCCGCGTCGTCTCGCCCGCCCGCGAGGTGGCGTCCCGTGGTTGACCTCGAACTCGACGGTGTCCGCCGGGAGTACGCCGGAACGGCCGCCTTGGCGGACGTCTCCCTGTCGGTCGCCGAGGGGGAGTTCTTCACGCTGGTCGGCCCCTCCGGGTGCGGGAAGACGACGACGCTCCGCCTCGTCGCCGGGTTGGAGTCGCCCGACGCGGGCGCCGTCCGCTTCGGCGGCGAGGACGTGCGCGGGGTGCCGACCGAGGACCGCGACGTGGGCGTCGTCTTCCAGAACTACGCGCTGTTCCCCCACATGAGCGTCCGCGAGAACGTCGCCTACGGCCTGCAGTTCGACGGGCCGCCCGCCGGGACCACGAAGGAGGAACGCGTCGACGAGCTGCTGTCGATGGTGAATCTAGAGGGAATGGGCGGCCGCGACCCGGACGAACTCTCCGGCGGGCAACAGCAGCGGGTCGCCCTCGCCCGCGCCCTCGCGCCCGAACCGCGCGTCCTCCTCCTCGACGAACCCATGAGCGCCCTCGACGCCCGACTCCGCGAGCAACTCCGCCGCAGCGTCAAGGCCATCCAACGGGAACTGGACGTGACGACGCTGTACGTCACGCACGACCAGGAGGAGGCGCTGGCCGTCTCCGACCGCGTGGCCGTGATGAACGCCGGCCGGGTCGAACAGGTCGGCACGCCGCAGGCGATATACCGCCGGCCGGAGACGGCGTTCGTCGCCTCCTTCGTCGGCGACAACAACGTCTTCGAGGCCGAGGTTCTGGCGTCGCCCCCCGAGTCGACGGCCGCCCGCGTCGCGGACGCCGAGTTCGAACTGCCGCCCGTCGACGCCGCGGCGGGCGAGACGGTGCGATTCTGCGTCCGCCCGGAGCGCCTGTCGGTGGCGGACCCGCCCTCGCCGGACGCCCCCTCGCCGCCGAACCGCCTGACCGTCGACGTGGAGACGGCGGAGTTCCTCGGCGATACGACCCGGCTGTACTGCCGGTGGGCGGGGAGACGGATAGTCGTCCGGACGCCGGACGTGCCCGACGCGGACCGCCTCGACGTCGAATTCGAGCCCGCGGCGGCGACGTTTTTCTGAGTCCGAGATGTCGACCCGCGGCCGCGCGCTCCGGAAGCGACACCGACATGCCGGGCGCGCGAGAGGCCCCATCCGATGATAACGCTCGCTTCGGACTTCGGGACGCCGTACCCGGCGGCGATGAAAGGCGTGCTACTCGGACGCACCGACGCCCGACTCGTCGACGTGGGCCACGACTTCCCGCGGCAGGACGTGCGCGCGACGGCTTTTTGGCTCCGGGAGGTGCTGCCGTACTTCCCGCCGGCGACGCACCTCGTCGTCGTCGACCCCGGCGTCGGCACCGACCGCGCGGCCCTCGTCGTCGAGGTGGACGGACACACCTTCGTCGCGCCGGACAACGGCGTCGTGCTCCCGGTCGCCCGCGAAATCGCCGGCGACGACTTCGACGTGTACGAAGTCGCGTACGAGGAGACGCCGAGCAACACGTTCCACGGGCGCGACGTGTTCGCGCCGGCCGCGGCGGACGTCCACGACGCCCCCGCGGTGACGGCCGTCGACCGAATCGCGCCGACAGACGAGTACGTCGACCTCGCCTTTCCAGACCCCGACGTGGGCGACGGCGCCGCGGCGGGCGAAGTGCTCGTCGTCGACGGCTTCGGCAACGTCGTCACGAACGTCCCCGGGGAGTTCCTCGACGGCCTCGACCGGGTGTCCGTCGGCGGGGAGGCGGTTCCGGTCGGCCGGTCGTACGCCGCCGTCGACCCCGGCGACCGTGTCGTTACCGTCGGCAGCCACGGCAACGTGGAGTTCGCGGTGAACCGCGGCCGCGGCGACGACGCGTTCGGGTTCGAGGCGGGGGACGCGGTGTCGCTCGAACGCGCGTGAGGCGACGGGACGGGGGTCGGAGCCGGCGGACGAGAACTTTTTTCACGGAGACGAGTGACGGCCGAGACGACCTCTTACGGCCGTAGCCGCGGCACCGCGCTCCGCTCGGTGCCGCGCCGGCCGGTCGTCGCCCGTTACGCGGCGAACACCATGACACGAGACGCGCGCGAGAGACTCGCGAAACGGTTCGCAGACTACCGAATCGCCCGTCGCCTCCACGACGTGCCGCCGCACGAGGTGTACGAGATAGCGCTCGACGGCCGCCGCGCCGTCTACAAGGGCGACATCGAACCAACGGGGAATGCGGCCGTCGAAGGCCGTATCATCGACATCGTCGGGCGTGAGACGGCGGTTCCGGTGCCCGAGATACGGCACGTCGGCGACGATTACTACGTCGCCACGTGGCACTCCGGCGCCCCCGCGCCGGACGCGTCGGATGAGGCCGACGAGGCGTGGGCGCGCGCCGCCGGTCGCGGGCTGGCGACGCTCCACGAAGAGACGGAACCGCTGGTCGACGGCTACGGCCCGTTCCGCGCGGCCGGCGGCAGTCTCCGCGTCGAGACGGCGGACGACTGGCACGGGGCGGCCGTCGACGACGTCCGCCAACGCCGGTCGGTCCTCGCCGAGTACGGCCACGCCGACGTCGCCGACGCCGTGGTCGGGTTCCTCCGCGACCGCCCGGACGCCTTCGACGGCGCGGGCGACCCCGTCTGCTGTCACGGGTGGTGGACGCCCGAACACGTCGCTGTCAGTGACCGGCGGGTCGCGTGCGTCGTCGACTTCGAGCACGCGACGGCGGCACCGGGTGAGTGGGACTATTTGCGGACGGTCACGCCGACGTTCGCGGCGCGCGGCGAGGACGCGACGGCCGCGCGACGCGCGTTCCGGCGCGGCTACGAATCGGTCCGCTCGCTCCCACCCGGGTTCGAGCGCCGACGCCAGTACTACCGGCTGGTGAACGGCGTCTACTACTTGCAGTCGCTCTACGTGCAGGACCAGCACGGGTCGGCGGCGACGGCGGAGCGTGCGAAGCGGTTCCGAGCGCGGATGTTCGAGACGATGTCGGAACTCGGCTGAGGGCGGGTCAGGCGAAGGCGCGACTCGTCACGCCGAGTCGCTTTTGCTCTCGACGCCCCAACTCCCGGCCATGAGCCGCTTCGACGCCGTCCTCTTCGACCTCGACGGGACGCTGTGCGAGAGCGACCAGGACGTCGACCACCTCTACTTCGGGGCGTTCGAGCGGGCGGGCGTGGAACCGTTCGGCGTCCCGAGCGACCTGTGGGCGGTGCTGGACGGCCCGCCGACCACTCCGGACGAGTTCGGCTACTACCGCGCCGGCTTCCGGGCGGTGGCGGCCGAGCACGACCGGGAGGGGGCGGACGTGAGCGCCGTCGCCCGCGAGTTCGTCGACGGCATCGACTACGGGGCCGTCTCGCTCCTCGACGGGGCGGAGGCGGCGCTGGAAGACGCCGGTGTCGGCCATCGAGTGGGGCTGCTGACGAACGGTCCCGAGTACCGCCAATCGGTCAAACTGGAGGCGCTGGGGTTGGAGGACGCCTTCGAGGTAATCGTCTACGCCGGCGACATGGAGCGCCGGAAACCCCACGCCGACCCGTTCGACCGGGCGGTCGAATCGTTGGGCGTCGACGCGTCCGACGCGCTCTACGTCGGCAACTCCCTGAAGTACGACGTGGCCGGCGCCCGCGAGGCCGGGATGCCCGTCGCGTGGTATCCCGACGGCGACGTCGACCCCGGGTCGTACGACCCCGACTACGTCGTCGAGTCGCTCCCGGAACTCGCCGCTGTGCTCGACGGGTCCGCGGAGTGATTCGTCGGAGCCGTCGGGGGACGTCGACGACCGACGACCGGCCGCGGGAGGTGCGCCGGTGGACGACGTGACCGCGGTGCTCGACCGGGAGTTCCCCGCCCGGCGCGTCGCGGAGACGACGCCCGCGCGGCGGGGCAACACGAAGGAGACGACGCTGGTGCGGTTCGCCGACGGCGGGGGCGTCGTCGTGCAGTTCTCCGCGGACGCCGAGGCGTTCCGGACCGAACTCGCACTCGCCCGCGCGGTCCGGGAACGCACCGCGGTGCCGACGCCGCGGGTCCTCGCCGACGGATCGCTGGGCGGTCGACCGTACGCGGTCGTGGAACTGGTCGACGGAGCCGACCTGCACGAACGGTTCTCGCGCGTATCTTCGGCGACGCGACGACGGCTGAGTCGAGGATTCGGCCGCTCGCTCGCGGCGCTGCACGAGTCGTTCGTCTTCGAGGACTACGGCGCCGTGCGCGTCGAGGACGGACGCACGGGCGGCGAAGGAGACGAAGACGCGGGTGCCGCGTTGCGCGCCGACGGCACCGAGTCGTGGCCGTCGTGGTTCGACGCCCACGCCCGGGCGGGCGTCGACGCCCTCCCGACGGCGTTCGACGGCGTCCGGGACGAACTCCTCGCGGCCCTCGACGACGCCGACGTCTCCGGGAGTCCGACGCCGCGACTGTACCCGTGGGACCTCCGGCCCGGAAACGCCGTCTTCGACGGCGGCGACGTGGCCGCCGTGCTCGACTGGGGCGGGCCGCTGTCGGCGGCGGCGGGCCTCGCCGCCGCCAAGGTCGAACACCTCGTCGCGGACTGGTACGTCGCCGACGGCGCCCCCCTCAGAGTCGCGTTCCGCGAGGGCTACCGCTCGGTGCGGCCGTACCCCGAGGTTCCCTCCGTCTACCGACTCGCGGCGGTCGTCCGCTCGGCGGTGGACTCACACGGGGTCGTGACGCGGCCGCGCTACCCCGAACTGGAGGGCAAAAAGGCGGTCGCGTTCCACCGCGAACGAATGTGCGAGTGGCTGTCGGCCGCCTCGCCGTCCGACGGCTGAGAGCGGTCGGGGGCCATATTTTCAGCAAGCCGAGTCTTGATGCGCCGCCGCGGGGAACGGCTCCGCCGGTGACCGACAGGTGAGCCTGCAGACGACGCTCGAACGAATCGGCGACGTCACGAGCAAGTACTTCGTCCTCTGGGTGGTGGCGGTGGCGCCGCTGGCGCTGTACTCGCCGGAGACGTTCACGCCCATCGCGCCGTACATCACGCCGCTCTTGGGAATCATCATGCTGGGGATGGGGCTGACGCTGACGCCCGCGGACTTCCGTCGGGTCGTCGAACGGCCGCGCGACGTGTTCGTCGGCGCGGCCAGCCAGTGGCTGCTGATGCCGCTGTTCGCCTACGGTCTCGTCGCCCTCCTCGGTCTGCCGCCCGAGATAGGCATCGGACTCATCCTCGTCGGCGCCGCGCCGGGCGGCACCGCCTCGAACGTGATGACCTACCTCGGGCGCGGCGACGTGGCGCTGTCGGTGACCATCACCACGGTGACGACCGTCGCGGCGCCGGTGGTGATGCCGGCGTGGATCGTGCTCCTCGCCGGCGAGTCCATCTCGGTCACGTTCGCGGAGATGGCCGCGTCCATCGTGCAGGTGGTCCTCCTGCCGGTCATCAGCGGACTGCTCCTTCGGTACGTCCTCGACCGGTACGCGCCGACCGTCGCCCGGGCGGGCGTCTCCATCTTCCCGGCGGTCAGCGTCGTCGCCATCGTCGCCATTATCGCCGCCGTCGTCGGACTGAACGTGACGACCATCCTCTCGGCGGGTCTCGTCGTCCTCCTCGCCGTCGTCCTGCACAACGGTCTCGGCCTCGGGTCGGGCTACGGTATCGGGCGCGCGAGCGGGATGCCCGAAGAGCGCGCTCGGACCTGCGCCTTCGAGGTCGGACTGCAGAACAGCGGGCTGGCCGTCGCGCTGGCGACGGCGCACTTCGGCGCGAGCGCTGCCCTGATTCCCGCGCTGTTCAGCGTCTGGCACAACGTCTCGGGGCCGGCGCTGGCGACGCTGTTCTCCCGGATGGACGACGACGACGGGTCGGCGTCCGAGGGCGGTTCGGCGTCGACGGCCGACTGACTCCGGTTCAGGATTTCGAGATGGAACCCCGACCGGCGTCGTCGTCGTCGAACGGCCGGACGCTGAGGGGGTCCTCCAACTCCTCGCCCTCCTCGGCGGCCTTCAGGTAGAGCGCGGCGGTGATGAGGCCGAGGTGGCTGAACCCCTGCGGGAAGTTTCCGAGCAGGTCGCCGGAGTCGGGGTCGACTTCCTCGGAAAGCAGTCCGAGCGGCGAGACGTGCTCGTTCGCCGCCTCGAACACCTCCCACGCCTCGTCCAAGCGGTCCGAGAGCGCGAGACAGCTCGCGAGCCAGTACGAACAGACCACGAACGCCCCCTCCTCGCCCGGCAGCGGGTCGTCCTGGTACCGACGGACCAGCCCGTTCCCGCGGCCGAGTTCCGACCAGACGGTGTCGATGGTCGACTGCACCCGTTCGTCGTCGAACGGCAGCATCCCCGAGAGGGGGAGCATCAGGACCGAGGCGTCGAGTTGCTCGTTGCGGAACGACTGGGTGAAGCTCCCCCACTCCTCGTCGTACCCCTCCTCGACGGTCGTCTTCTTTATCTCCTCGCGCACTTCCGACCACCGCTCGACCGGCGCGTCGAACGCTTCGCCTTCCGCGATTTCGAGCGCCCGGTCGAGCGCGGTCCAGCACATTACCTTCGAGTGGACGAAGTGCCGCTGGTCGTCCCGGAGCTCCCAGATGCCGGCGTCCGTCTGGTCCCACGCCTCGCAGACGTAGTCGGCGATGTCCTTCACTGCCCGCCAATCGGCGGCGGCGAGTTCGTTCTGCGCCTGCGCGAGGTGGTACACGGAGAGGATAAGCTCGCCGTACACGTCGAGTTGCGTCTGTCCGCTGGCCTGGTTGCCGATGCGGACGGGGGTGGAACCGCGGTAGCCCTCGAAGTAGTCGAGCGTCTCTTCCTCCAGGTCGCCGTGGTCGAGGCTGTAGAGCGGCCGTATCTCCGCGGGGTCGCGCTCGCGGCTGATCTGGAGGAAGTCCTCGATGTACTCGCGGGCCTCGCGCTCGTGCCCGAGGTTGACGAGCGCGCGGGTGGTGAACGCGCCGTCGCGTATCCACGAGTAGCGGTAGTCCCAGTTGCGGACGCCGCCGACCACCTCGGGCAGCGACGCGGTGGGCGCGGCGGCGATGGCGCCGGTGTCGCGGAAGGTGAGCAGTTTGAGCACGATGGCCGAGCGCGTGAGGAGGTCGTGGGCGTAGCCCTCGTGCGGGCAGTCGTCGCCGCAGTTGTGCGTCCACTCCTGCCAGTAGGAGGCGGTCTCTTCGAGGAGCAACTCGCAGCGGTCGTCGTCGGTCGGTACCTCCATCCCGTACTGGAGGACGTACCAGCGGTCCTCCCCGGCTGAGAGGTCGACTGTCGCCGTCGCCGTCGTTTCGGCGTCGTTCACGTCGAGGTCCGTCGGACTGACGAGGAACAGTCGCTTCCCGTCCCCGCTGGCGACGGCGCCGTTTTCGGTCGATTCGACGTGCGTATCCGCCCGCACGAAGTCGAACCGCGGTTCGAACTCGACGTCGAGTTCCACCTCCCCGTCGGTACAGGCGACCCGCCGATAGATACCCTGTACCTTCGGATTCGAGGGGTCCTCCTCGCCCACGAACGGCATGAAGTCGGTGACGGTCACCGTCCCCGAATCCGTCTCGAACGTCGTCTGCAGAACCGCCGTCTCGTCGAGGTAGGCCTGCTCGCTTTCGTACTCGGCGGTCGGTCGAATCGAGAAGTGGCCGCCGCCGGGGTCGAGGATGCGGGCGAACACGCCCGGCGAGGACACCTTCGGGAGACAGCACCAGTCGATGGACCCGTCGGCGCCGACGAGGGCCGTCGTCTCTAAGTTGCCGATCGCTCCGTACTCCTCCAGCGGTGTGTACTCACTCATCGTTCTCTGTGGCTCCCGTCCGATGCTCGGGCGGACCGTTCTACCGTAGGCCACCGTCGCGGAGGGTTCTAACTGTGGTGGCCGTTCACAGCCCTCTTCGCGGCGCTGTCTCCCGTTTCGACGCCCGGACCGTCAGCGACCTCTCACGTCTGCATCCGCGTCCGTACCCACCTGTCTCGCTGGCCACACGATAGAAGTGCGTTCCGCGAGAACGCCCAGAAGAGACGATGAGACGACACGTACCGAACGTCGCGGGAGGGAGCGCTCGATGAGTTCGACGGACCGCTCAGAAGTGGTCGTCATCACCGGGTCCTCCTCGGGCATCGGGCGGGCGACCGCGCACGAGTTCGCGGAGGACGGCGCCAGGGTCGCACTGCTCGCGCGCAACGAAGAGCGCCTGGAGAACGCGAAAGCGGAAGTCGAAGAACGCGGCGGGAAGGCGCTCGCCATTCCGACCGACGTCAGCGAGTACGACGAGGTCGAGGCGGCCGCAGAGCGGGTCGAAGAGGAGTTCGGCCCCATCGACACCTGGGTCAACGCGGCGATGGCGACGGTGTTCGGCGAGTTCACCGAGGTCGAACCCGAGGAGTTCGAGCGGGCGACCGACGTGAACTACCTCGGTTTCGTCAACGGGTCGCACGTCGCGCTGAACCGGATGGTACCGCGCGACAGCGGTACGCTCGTTCAGGTCGGGTCGGCGCTGTCGTACCGCGGCATCCCCCTGCAGGCGGCCTACTGCGGGTCGAAGTTCGCCATCCGCGGGATGACCGACTCCATCCGCACCGAACTGCTCCACGACGACAGCGACGTGCACGTGACGACCGTTCACCTGCCGGGCGTCAACACGCCGCAGTTCGACCAGGTGAAACTCCACGTCGACAAACTCCCCCGTCCGGTCGCGCCCGTCTTCCAACCCGAAGTCGCGGCCGACAGCATCCACTGGGCGGCCCACCACGAACGGCGCGAGGTGTACGTCGGGCGCTCGACGGTCAAGACCATCTGGGGGAACAAGATAGCGCCGTGGCTGGTGGATCGCCTGCTCGCGAAACAGGGCTACAGCGGCCAGTTCCGCGACGAGGACGTCCCCGACGACTACGAGGACTACCTCTTCGAACCCAAGTCGGGCGACCGGGGCACGCACGGGTCGTTCGACGACGAGGCCGAGGCGGGGAGCGTCCAACTCACGCTCACCAAGCATCGCGAGGCTCTCGGCGCGGTGCTCGGCGTCCTCGCGCTCGTGGCAGCGAAGCTCTACGTCGGTGACGACGGATGAGACGCGCCGCGCTGATTCGAGCCGCCTACGGACTCCTGCTCCTCCTCGCCCCCGATTCGCTGGTCGATTCGGTCGCCGGGGTCGAGACGGGACGAGCGTTCTCCGTCCTGCGGCGGATACTCGGCATTCGGCACCTACTGCAGGCGTTCCT
Protein-coding regions in this window:
- a CDS encoding YihY/virulence factor BrkB family protein, coding for MSRADSVVRVTKAVVAISREKNVTTLAASLSYYVFNAFVPTVFLLVVGIATFGSVDAIAQGLGRLTSVEPNQLQRVLKMIGAQTDARVRALSLAVAIMVWSTLKSFRSIQDTFAEVYGTRRHTSFWGRIRDTGLVFVGTTIALIVVSFVSVALSLALGGWWSVASGLLIFASLVVGFFPMYYFFPGVDQSPREALPGVLVAAAAWTVSGFVFRVYVGLSESVQLYGIAGVALIFLSWLYLGGLAILVGVVVNAVLSGRVDADLEWLPSVPSAPEALSDDDEVDAEARS
- a CDS encoding DUF6789 family protein; amino-acid sequence: MNRSLAAVAGGLSGTAALTVLLLLFEVETRSQVGMFDVVARFVGVPGSTTVGFVLFVAAGTLAWPLLLVAVEDSVPGSDPAIKGMGIGVLLWIPFLLLGRAELSGAIVFAFAGLTLVAHLAYGYITGAVYARLTGRTPSGGTLGDGSELQG
- a CDS encoding SAM hydrolase/SAM-dependent halogenase family protein, which translates into the protein MITLASDFGTPYPAAMKGVLLGRTDARLVDVGHDFPRQDVRATAFWLREVLPYFPPATHLVVVDPGVGTDRAALVVEVDGHTFVAPDNGVVLPVAREIAGDDFDVYEVAYEETPSNTFHGRDVFAPAAADVHDAPAVTAVDRIAPTDEYVDLAFPDPDVGDGAAAGEVLVVDGFGNVVTNVPGEFLDGLDRVSVGGEAVPVGRSYAAVDPGDRVVTVGSHGNVEFAVNRGRGDDAFGFEAGDAVSLERA
- a CDS encoding phosphotransferase family protein, with product MTRDARERLAKRFADYRIARRLHDVPPHEVYEIALDGRRAVYKGDIEPTGNAAVEGRIIDIVGRETAVPVPEIRHVGDDYYVATWHSGAPAPDASDEADEAWARAAGRGLATLHEETEPLVDGYGPFRAAGGSLRVETADDWHGAAVDDVRQRRSVLAEYGHADVADAVVGFLRDRPDAFDGAGDPVCCHGWWTPEHVAVSDRRVACVVDFEHATAAPGEWDYLRTVTPTFAARGEDATAARRAFRRGYESVRSLPPGFERRRQYYRLVNGVYYLQSLYVQDQHGSAATAERAKRFRARMFETMSELG
- a CDS encoding DUF1328 domain-containing protein, which translates into the protein MTALTALTTGAAVASTALPLQSGGLLTLAIAFLVLAILAGFAGFRGVAGLSMSAARILVVVFLVLAIVTFIL
- a CDS encoding glycoside hydrolase family 15 protein codes for the protein MSEYTPLEEYGAIGNLETTALVGADGSIDWCCLPKVSSPGVFARILDPGGGHFSIRPTAEYESEQAYLDETAVLQTTFETDSGTVTVTDFMPFVGEEDPSNPKVQGIYRRVACTDGEVELDVEFEPRFDFVRADTHVESTENGAVASGDGKRLFLVSPTDLDVNDAETTATATVDLSAGEDRWYVLQYGMEVPTDDDRCELLLEETASYWQEWTHNCGDDCPHEGYAHDLLTRSAIVLKLLTFRDTGAIAAAPTASLPEVVGGVRNWDYRYSWIRDGAFTTRALVNLGHEREAREYIEDFLQISRERDPAEIRPLYSLDHGDLEEETLDYFEGYRGSTPVRIGNQASGQTQLDVYGELILSVYHLAQAQNELAAADWRAVKDIADYVCEAWDQTDAGIWELRDDQRHFVHSKVMCWTALDRALEIAEGEAFDAPVERWSEVREEIKKTTVEEGYDEEWGSFTQSFRNEQLDASVLMLPLSGMLPFDDERVQSTIDTVWSELGRGNGLVRRYQDDPLPGEEGAFVVCSYWLASCLALSDRLDEAWEVFEAANEHVSPLGLLSEEVDPDSGDLLGNFPQGFSHLGLITAALYLKAAEEGEELEDPLSVRPFDDDDAGRGSISKS
- a CDS encoding SDR family oxidoreductase, whose amino-acid sequence is MSSTDRSEVVVITGSSSGIGRATAHEFAEDGARVALLARNEERLENAKAEVEERGGKALAIPTDVSEYDEVEAAAERVEEEFGPIDTWVNAAMATVFGEFTEVEPEEFERATDVNYLGFVNGSHVALNRMVPRDSGTLVQVGSALSYRGIPLQAAYCGSKFAIRGMTDSIRTELLHDDSDVHVTTVHLPGVNTPQFDQVKLHVDKLPRPVAPVFQPEVAADSIHWAAHHERREVYVGRSTVKTIWGNKIAPWLVDRLLAKQGYSGQFRDEDVPDDYEDYLFEPKSGDRGTHGSFDDEAEAGSVQLTLTKHREALGAVLGVLALVAAKLYVGDDG
- a CDS encoding phosphotransferase family protein, whose protein sequence is MDDVTAVLDREFPARRVAETTPARRGNTKETTLVRFADGGGVVVQFSADAEAFRTELALARAVRERTAVPTPRVLADGSLGGRPYAVVELVDGADLHERFSRVSSATRRRLSRGFGRSLAALHESFVFEDYGAVRVEDGRTGGEGDEDAGAALRADGTESWPSWFDAHARAGVDALPTAFDGVRDELLAALDDADVSGSPTPRLYPWDLRPGNAVFDGGDVAAVLDWGGPLSAAAGLAAAKVEHLVADWYVADGAPLRVAFREGYRSVRPYPEVPSVYRLAAVVRSAVDSHGVVTRPRYPELEGKKAVAFHRERMCEWLSAASPSDG
- a CDS encoding bile acid:sodium symporter family protein; translated protein: MSLQTTLERIGDVTSKYFVLWVVAVAPLALYSPETFTPIAPYITPLLGIIMLGMGLTLTPADFRRVVERPRDVFVGAASQWLLMPLFAYGLVALLGLPPEIGIGLILVGAAPGGTASNVMTYLGRGDVALSVTITTVTTVAAPVVMPAWIVLLAGESISVTFAEMAASIVQVVLLPVISGLLLRYVLDRYAPTVARAGVSIFPAVSVVAIVAIIAAVVGLNVTTILSAGLVVLLAVVLHNGLGLGSGYGIGRASGMPEERARTCAFEVGLQNSGLAVALATAHFGASAALIPALFSVWHNVSGPALATLFSRMDDDDGSASEGGSASTAD
- a CDS encoding HAD family hydrolase — encoded protein: MSRFDAVLFDLDGTLCESDQDVDHLYFGAFERAGVEPFGVPSDLWAVLDGPPTTPDEFGYYRAGFRAVAAEHDREGADVSAVAREFVDGIDYGAVSLLDGAEAALEDAGVGHRVGLLTNGPEYRQSVKLEALGLEDAFEVIVYAGDMERRKPHADPFDRAVESLGVDASDALYVGNSLKYDVAGAREAGMPVAWYPDGDVDPGSYDPDYVVESLPELAAVLDGSAE
- a CDS encoding ABC transporter ATP-binding protein; translation: MVDLELDGVRREYAGTAALADVSLSVAEGEFFTLVGPSGCGKTTTLRLVAGLESPDAGAVRFGGEDVRGVPTEDRDVGVVFQNYALFPHMSVRENVAYGLQFDGPPAGTTKEERVDELLSMVNLEGMGGRDPDELSGGQQQRVALARALAPEPRVLLLDEPMSALDARLREQLRRSVKAIQRELDVTTLYVTHDQEEALAVSDRVAVMNAGRVEQVGTPQAIYRRPETAFVASFVGDNNVFEAEVLASPPESTAARVADAEFELPPVDAAAGETVRFCVRPERLSVADPPSPDAPSPPNRLTVDVETAEFLGDTTRLYCRWAGRRIVVRTPDVPDADRLDVEFEPAAATFF